A region of Streptomyces cinnamoneus DNA encodes the following proteins:
- a CDS encoding GNAT family N-acetyltransferase, with protein sequence MEFTTGGRLEVRISAADVGKRVSVRRLNDSADSPERFTDTVGVLTSWDHGVLRITRRTGQTVEIPEDALVAGKAVPPAPPRRRGPAATLRELQEIAARGWPARETARLGAWTLRAAGGFTTRANSVLPLGDPGLPPSEALDRVTAWYAERGLPACVQVTTGDPAQDERLDAELAGRGWTAERYALMRTAALAPIADAAADTGRVLLGREPDEAWLAAYGRTGADPADATAVLTGGPSVWFATVPAEEPGEGPAAIARCVVDGRWAGFAALHVSPNRRRQGLGTRVMARLARQALDEGASAAYLQVETDNGGAAALYDELGFTTHHAYHYRREPSR encoded by the coding sequence GTGGAATTCACCACGGGCGGGAGACTGGAAGTGCGGATCAGCGCGGCAGATGTGGGAAAAAGGGTCTCCGTGCGGCGGTTGAACGACTCGGCCGACTCACCGGAGCGTTTCACGGACACCGTCGGAGTGCTCACCTCATGGGACCACGGTGTGCTGCGGATCACACGGAGAACCGGTCAAACAGTTGAAATTCCGGAAGACGCGCTGGTCGCCGGAAAGGCCGTCCCCCCGGCTCCGCCGCGCCGCCGGGGCCCCGCGGCCACGCTCCGGGAGCTCCAGGAGATCGCGGCCCGGGGCTGGCCCGCGCGGGAGACCGCGCGGCTGGGCGCCTGGACCCTGCGCGCGGCGGGCGGCTTCACCACCCGCGCCAACTCCGTCCTCCCCCTCGGTGACCCCGGGCTTCCCCCGTCCGAGGCCCTCGACCGGGTGACCGCCTGGTACGCCGAGCGCGGGCTGCCGGCGTGCGTGCAGGTCACCACGGGTGACCCGGCGCAGGACGAGCGCCTGGACGCCGAGCTGGCCGGGCGCGGCTGGACCGCCGAGCGGTACGCGCTGATGCGGACGGCCGCGCTGGCCCCGATCGCCGACGCGGCCGCCGACACGGGCCGGGTGCTGCTCGGCCGCGAGCCGGACGAGGCGTGGCTGGCGGCCTACGGGCGCACGGGCGCCGACCCCGCCGACGCGACGGCCGTGCTGACCGGCGGGCCGTCGGTGTGGTTCGCGACGGTGCCGGCGGAGGAGCCCGGCGAGGGCCCGGCGGCCATAGCGCGCTGCGTGGTCGACGGCCGGTGGGCCGGCTTCGCCGCGCTGCACGTCAGCCCGAACCGGCGCCGGCAGGGGCTGGGCACGCGCGTGATGGCACGCCTGGCCCGGCAGGCCCTGGACGAGGGCGCCTCGGCGGCGTACCTGCAGGTGGAGACGGACAACGGGGGAGCCGCGGCGCTCTACGACGAGCTGGGGTTCACCACGCATCACGCCTATCACTACCGGCGTGAGCCGTCGCGCTAG
- a CDS encoding transglutaminase-like domain-containing protein: MYDDTTGRRRQFAEAAREDRPDLALLCLLVSAEAEGGLREEALDAAQIELDRLAGLLPALGRGAPPRRWAEALAELLGGRCDFRGSPADYRRLESSLLDEVLRRRRGLPILLSVIWMEVARRAGAPAYGVALPGHFVVGFGDPYGQHVLADPFDGGRPLSEEDAGLLVAGATGAPLSPAMFAPAEPLEIVLRVLNNIRAWAAARPERSDVQLWAVELSLLLPSHPARLRYERAELLVERGEFARGARELDEYADAIAPVEPDAAESVRHQALAARAMLN, translated from the coding sequence ATGTACGACGACACCACGGGCCGGCGGCGACAGTTCGCCGAGGCGGCCCGCGAGGACCGCCCGGACCTGGCGCTGCTGTGCCTTCTGGTCAGCGCCGAGGCGGAGGGAGGGCTGCGCGAGGAGGCCCTCGACGCGGCACAGATCGAGCTGGACCGGCTCGCCGGGCTGCTGCCGGCGCTGGGCAGAGGGGCCCCGCCCCGGCGCTGGGCGGAGGCGCTGGCGGAGCTGCTCGGCGGGCGCTGCGACTTCCGCGGGTCGCCGGCCGACTACCGGCGCCTGGAGTCCTCGCTGCTCGACGAGGTGCTGCGGCGGCGCCGGGGCCTGCCGATCCTGTTGTCGGTGATCTGGATGGAGGTCGCCCGGCGGGCGGGCGCCCCGGCGTACGGGGTGGCCCTGCCGGGGCACTTCGTCGTGGGCTTCGGCGACCCGTACGGGCAGCACGTGCTGGCGGACCCCTTCGACGGGGGGCGGCCGCTGTCGGAGGAGGACGCGGGGCTGCTGGTCGCGGGGGCGACCGGGGCGCCGCTGTCCCCGGCGATGTTCGCGCCCGCCGAGCCGCTGGAGATCGTCCTGCGCGTCCTGAACAACATCCGCGCCTGGGCCGCGGCCCGCCCCGAGCGCAGTGACGTCCAGCTCTGGGCCGTCGAGCTGTCCCTCCTGCTGCCCAGCCACCCGGCCCGGCTGCGCTACGAGCGCGCGGAGCTGCTCGTGGAGCGCGGCGAGTTCGCGCGGGGCGCGCGCGAACTGGACGAGTACGCGGACGCGATCGCGCCCGTCGAGCCGGACGCGGCGGAGTCGGTCCGCCACCAGGCGCTCGCCGCGCGGGCGATGCTGAACTGA
- a CDS encoding ABC transporter permease, with protein sequence MNTLIKLEITRTLRNKKFMFFSVIYPAALYLMIAGGASTSEVVEGTGLTLPLLMMVSMASFGAITAVLVGNSERIAKEREKGWVRQLRLTSLPGRGYVTAKVASAAVVSLPSILVVFVVAATVKDVRFDGVWQWFALTGVIWAGSIVFAALGVAVGYLATGDAVRPITFIIYFGLSMLGGLWMPTAVFPKWLQNIAEWVPTHAYAALGQAIEVGDAPHLKDVAILFVYLLLFSGAAAWLYRKDTHKA encoded by the coding sequence AAGCTGGAGATCACGCGCACCCTGCGCAACAAGAAGTTCATGTTCTTCTCGGTGATCTACCCGGCGGCCCTCTATCTGATGATCGCGGGCGGCGCGAGCACGAGCGAGGTCGTCGAGGGCACCGGGCTGACCCTCCCGCTGCTGATGATGGTCTCCATGGCCTCCTTCGGCGCGATCACCGCCGTCCTCGTCGGCAACAGCGAGAGGATCGCCAAGGAGCGCGAGAAGGGCTGGGTGCGCCAGCTGCGCCTCACCTCGCTGCCCGGCCGCGGCTACGTCACCGCGAAGGTCGCGTCGGCGGCCGTGGTGTCGCTCCCGTCGATCCTGGTGGTGTTCGTCGTCGCCGCGACCGTGAAGGACGTGCGCTTCGACGGCGTGTGGCAGTGGTTCGCCCTGACGGGCGTCATCTGGGCCGGCAGCATCGTCTTCGCCGCGCTCGGCGTGGCCGTCGGCTACCTCGCCACCGGCGACGCCGTGCGTCCCATCACCTTCATCATCTACTTCGGCCTGTCCATGCTGGGTGGCCTGTGGATGCCGACCGCCGTCTTCCCGAAGTGGCTGCAGAACATCGCCGAGTGGGTGCCCACCCACGCGTACGCCGCCCTGGGCCAGGCCATCGAGGTCGGTGACGCCCCGCACCTGAAGGACGTGGCGATCCTCTTCGTCTACCTGCTGCTGTTCAGTGGTGCCGCCGCCTGGCTGTACCGCAAGGACACGCACAAGGCGTGA
- the fdxA gene encoding ferredoxin codes for MTYVIAEPCVDVKDKACIEECPVDCIYEGQRSLYIHPDECVDCGACEPVCPVEAIFYEDDTPEEWKDYYKANVEFFDELGSPGGASKLGLIERDHPFVAGLPPMNDGEH; via the coding sequence GTGACCTACGTCATCGCAGAGCCTTGTGTCGACGTGAAGGACAAGGCGTGCATCGAGGAGTGCCCCGTCGACTGCATCTACGAGGGCCAGCGGTCCTTGTACATCCACCCGGACGAATGCGTCGACTGCGGCGCCTGCGAGCCCGTTTGCCCGGTTGAAGCCATCTTCTACGAGGACGACACCCCGGAGGAGTGGAAGGACTACTACAAGGCGAACGTCGAGTTCTTCGACGAGCTCGGCTCGCCCGGTGGTGCCTCCAAGCTCGGCCTGATCGAGCGCGACCACCCCTTCGTCGCCGGGCTGCCCCCGATGAACGACGGCGAGCACTGA
- a CDS encoding DNA-3-methyladenine glycosylase I, translated as MSDGAAVLGPDGLARCPWGGLAAASAEDYRVYHDTEWGRPVHGDDALYERICLEAFQSGLSWLTVLRRREGFRAAFAGFSIEKVAAFTPADEERLLADPGIIRNRAKITAAVENARAAERLGEGELDALVWSFAPAAGRPVPRTSADVPAITAESTALAKDLKKRGFRFVGPTTAYALMQACGLVDDHLADCHVRG; from the coding sequence GTGAGCGACGGGGCAGCGGTCCTCGGACCGGACGGACTGGCGCGCTGCCCGTGGGGCGGCCTGGCGGCCGCGTCCGCGGAGGACTACCGCGTCTACCACGACACGGAGTGGGGCCGCCCGGTCCACGGCGACGACGCGCTCTACGAACGGATATGCCTGGAGGCCTTCCAGTCGGGCCTGTCGTGGCTGACGGTCCTGCGGCGACGTGAGGGCTTCCGCGCGGCGTTCGCGGGCTTCTCGATCGAGAAGGTGGCGGCCTTCACGCCCGCGGACGAGGAGCGGCTGCTGGCCGACCCCGGCATCATCCGCAACCGCGCGAAGATCACGGCGGCGGTGGAGAACGCCCGCGCCGCCGAGCGGCTGGGCGAGGGGGAGCTGGACGCGCTGGTGTGGTCCTTCGCCCCGGCCGCGGGGCGGCCGGTGCCGCGGACGTCCGCGGACGTGCCGGCGATCACGGCGGAGTCCACCGCGCTCGCCAAGGACCTGAAGAAGCGTGGTTTCCGGTTCGTGGGGCCGACGACGGCCTACGCCCTGATGCAGGCGTGCGGGCTGGTCGACGACCACCTGGCCGACTGTCACGTGCGGGGCTGA
- a CDS encoding sensor histidine kinase — protein sequence MNEREQPAAIGAYATVGRAPEDRRQVVAKVCWTLLYMSYLYYAVDDLTSGRHTAVATGFGWAGMITFVSTYFFLVLGPRPERLASWQVGILAGQYCLALALTLTLGGAWTVLLVYVSISSGVLFPPRWGLRVVPFIAVTVCVLGLLNGAGTAEMLLLVLPTLLGGVAMIAVVQMGRTMRELREARATVAHLAANEERLRLARDLHDLLGHSLSLITLKSELAGRMLPDRPEQAAQQVADIERVSRQALVDVREAVSGFRRPTLDAELAGARTALAAAGIAADVGQIAGGHPDLAPDPEGALAWALREAVTNVVRHSGATRCDVALEESGDELCLTVTDDGHGPSRPHGNGLTGLTERLALADGRLETGPAPRGGFRLRACVPLARPTATAPAAEESAEPRA from the coding sequence ATGAACGAGCGCGAGCAGCCGGCGGCGATCGGCGCGTACGCCACCGTCGGCCGGGCGCCGGAGGACCGGCGCCAGGTGGTGGCGAAGGTCTGCTGGACCCTGCTGTACATGTCGTACCTCTACTACGCGGTCGACGACCTCACGTCCGGGCGCCACACGGCCGTCGCGACGGGCTTCGGCTGGGCCGGGATGATCACCTTCGTCAGCACCTACTTCTTCCTGGTGCTGGGGCCCCGGCCCGAACGCCTCGCCAGCTGGCAGGTGGGGATCCTCGCCGGGCAGTACTGTCTGGCGCTGGCCCTGACGCTGACGCTCGGCGGGGCGTGGACGGTGCTGCTCGTCTACGTCTCCATCTCCAGCGGCGTCCTGTTCCCGCCGCGCTGGGGGCTGCGCGTCGTCCCGTTCATCGCCGTCACCGTCTGCGTCCTCGGCCTGCTGAACGGGGCGGGGACGGCGGAGATGCTGCTGCTGGTGCTGCCCACCCTGCTGGGCGGCGTCGCCATGATCGCCGTGGTCCAGATGGGCCGCACCATGCGGGAGCTGCGCGAGGCCCGGGCCACGGTCGCCCACCTCGCCGCCAACGAGGAACGGCTGCGGCTCGCCCGCGACCTGCACGACCTCCTCGGGCACTCCCTGTCCCTCATCACGCTCAAGAGCGAACTGGCCGGCCGGATGCTGCCGGACCGGCCGGAGCAGGCCGCGCAGCAGGTCGCGGACATCGAGCGGGTGAGCCGGCAGGCCCTGGTGGACGTGCGGGAGGCGGTGAGCGGCTTTCGCCGCCCCACGCTCGACGCGGAGCTGGCCGGCGCCCGCACCGCCCTGGCCGCGGCCGGCATCGCCGCCGACGTCGGCCAGATCGCCGGCGGTCACCCCGACCTCGCCCCGGACCCGGAGGGCGCGCTGGCGTGGGCGCTGCGGGAGGCGGTCACCAACGTGGTCCGGCACAGCGGCGCGACCCGCTGCGACGTCGCCCTGGAGGAGTCGGGCGACGAACTGTGCCTGACCGTCACCGACGACGGCCACGGCCCGTCCCGCCCGCACGGCAACGGGCTGACCGGCCTCACGGAACGGCTGGCCCTCGCCGACGGCCGCCTGGAGACCGGCCCCGCACCGCGCGGCGGCTTCCGGCTGCGGGCGTGCGTGCCGCTCGCCCGCCCGACCGCCACCGCCCCGGCGGCCGAGGAGAGCGCCGAGCCGCGGGCGTGA
- the folP gene encoding dihydropteroate synthase codes for MLRLGRREFGAHEPVIMAIVNRTPDSFYDQGATFQDEPALARVEQAVAEGAAIIDIGGVKAGPGEEVTAEEEARRTVGFVAEVRRRHPDVVISVDTWRHEVGEAVCEAGADLLNDAWGGVDPRLAEVAARYGAGLVCTHAGGVEPRTRPHRIAYEDVMADILRVTVGLAERALELGVRRDGIMIDPGHDFGKNTRHSLEATRRLGEMTATGWPVLVSLSNKDFVGETLDKPVKERVLGTLATTAVSAWLGAQVYRVHEVAETKQVLDMVASLAGHRPPAVARRGLA; via the coding sequence ATGCTGCGGCTGGGACGACGCGAGTTCGGCGCTCACGAACCGGTGATCATGGCGATCGTGAACCGGACCCCCGACTCCTTCTACGACCAGGGCGCGACGTTCCAGGACGAGCCCGCGCTGGCCCGGGTGGAGCAGGCGGTGGCCGAGGGTGCCGCGATCATCGACATCGGCGGGGTGAAGGCCGGGCCCGGGGAAGAGGTGACCGCCGAGGAGGAGGCCCGCCGCACGGTGGGGTTCGTCGCGGAGGTGCGCCGGCGCCACCCGGACGTCGTCATCAGCGTGGACACGTGGCGGCACGAGGTCGGCGAGGCGGTCTGCGAGGCCGGCGCGGACCTGCTGAACGACGCGTGGGGCGGCGTCGACCCCCGGCTGGCGGAGGTCGCCGCCCGCTACGGGGCGGGCCTGGTGTGCACGCACGCGGGCGGCGTCGAGCCGCGCACGCGACCGCACCGGATCGCGTACGAGGACGTGATGGCGGACATCCTGCGGGTGACCGTCGGGCTGGCCGAACGGGCCCTGGAGCTCGGTGTCCGGCGCGACGGCATCATGATCGACCCGGGGCACGACTTCGGGAAGAACACCCGGCACTCGCTGGAGGCCACGCGGCGGCTGGGCGAGATGACGGCGACGGGCTGGCCGGTGCTCGTCTCGCTGTCCAACAAGGACTTCGTCGGGGAGACCCTCGACAAGCCGGTCAAGGAGCGCGTGCTCGGGACCCTGGCGACGACGGCGGTGTCGGCCTGGCTGGGGGCGCAGGTCTACCGGGTGCACGAGGTGGCGGAGACGAAGCAGGTGCTGGACATGGTGGCCTCGCTCGCCGGCCACCGTCCCCCGGCCGTGGCCCGGCGCGGACTGGCCTGA
- the dapC gene encoding succinyldiaminopimelate transaminase, whose translation MSAVSSRLPVFPWDRLEPYKATAAAHPDGIVDLSVGTPVDPVPAVIQRALADAADSPGYPTVWGTAALRDALTGWAGARLGARDLEHVNVLPVVGSKELVAWLPTQLGLGAGDKVAYPRLAYPTYEVGARLAGAEPVVYDDPTELDPAGLRLLWLNSPSNPTGRVLSKEELRRAVAWARSHGILVVSDECYLELGWEAEPVSVLHPDVCGGSYEGLVAVHSLSKRSNLAGYRSAFLAGDAAVLGELLQIRKHGGMMIPAPVQAATVAALGDTAHVAEQRARYARRRAALRTAFEGAGFRIEHSEASLYLWATRDEPCWDTVGDLSKRGILVAPGDFYGEAGGRFVRIAFTATDERVEAAVRRLAE comes from the coding sequence GTGAGCGCAGTCTCTTCCCGGCTCCCCGTCTTCCCGTGGGACCGCCTCGAGCCCTACAAGGCCACCGCGGCCGCCCACCCGGACGGCATCGTCGACCTGTCGGTGGGCACGCCCGTCGACCCGGTGCCGGCCGTGATCCAGCGGGCGCTGGCGGACGCCGCCGACAGCCCGGGCTATCCCACGGTCTGGGGTACGGCCGCGCTGCGGGACGCGCTCACCGGCTGGGCCGGCGCCCGCCTGGGCGCCCGGGACCTGGAGCACGTCAACGTGCTGCCGGTCGTCGGCTCCAAGGAACTGGTGGCCTGGCTGCCCACCCAGCTCGGCCTCGGCGCGGGCGACAAGGTCGCCTACCCGCGGCTGGCCTACCCCACCTACGAGGTGGGCGCGCGCCTCGCGGGCGCCGAGCCCGTCGTCTACGACGACCCCACGGAGCTGGACCCCGCGGGCCTGAGGCTGCTGTGGCTGAACTCGCCGTCCAACCCCACCGGCCGGGTGCTGTCGAAGGAGGAGCTGCGCCGGGCGGTGGCCTGGGCGCGCTCGCACGGGATCCTGGTCGTCAGCGACGAGTGCTACCTGGAGCTGGGCTGGGAGGCGGAGCCGGTCTCGGTGCTGCACCCGGACGTCTGCGGCGGCTCGTACGAGGGCCTGGTCGCCGTCCACTCGCTCTCCAAGCGCTCCAACCTGGCCGGCTACCGCTCGGCCTTCCTGGCCGGCGACGCCGCCGTCCTCGGCGAGCTGCTCCAGATCCGCAAGCACGGCGGCATGATGATCCCCGCCCCCGTCCAGGCCGCCACGGTCGCGGCCCTGGGCGACACCGCGCACGTCGCCGAGCAGCGGGCCCGCTACGCCCGCCGCCGCGCCGCCCTGCGGACCGCCTTCGAGGGCGCGGGCTTCCGGATCGAACACAGCGAGGCGTCCCTGTACCTGTGGGCGACCCGCGACGAGCCCTGCTGGGACACCGTCGGCGACCTCTCCAAGCGCGGCATCCTCGTGGCGCCGGGTGACTTCTACGGCGAGGCGGGCGGGCGCTTCGTGCGGATCGCGTTCACCGCCACCGACGAGCGCGTGGAGGCGGCGGTCCGTCGTCTGGCCGAGTAG
- a CDS encoding ATP-binding protein, producing MSLPLTRRIARAALLVAAAAPIVGAAAGSASAADLVKAPDLGGLSAVDSANLGNNVDSVSHQAGDVATGVGAKAVHTTTSAVSKAGKEHVPAAQKVTGQLAGSAGQAVGETAKGVTKGGLPTQGLPTPKGLPLG from the coding sequence ATGTCCCTCCCCCTCACGCGTCGGATCGCCCGGGCCGCCCTGCTCGTCGCGGCGGCCGCTCCCATCGTCGGTGCCGCGGCCGGCTCGGCGAGCGCCGCGGACCTGGTCAAGGCCCCCGACCTCGGCGGGCTGAGCGCGGTGGACAGCGCGAATCTGGGCAACAACGTCGACTCGGTCTCCCACCAGGCCGGTGACGTGGCGACGGGCGTCGGGGCCAAGGCCGTGCACACCACCACCAGCGCCGTCAGCAAGGCCGGCAAGGAGCACGTGCCGGCCGCGCAGAAGGTCACCGGCCAGCTGGCCGGCTCGGCCGGCCAGGCCGTCGGCGAGACCGCCAAGGGCGTCACCAAGGGCGGCCTGCCCACCCAGGGCCTGCCGACCCCCAAGGGCCTGCCCCTCGGCTGA
- the dapE gene encoding succinyl-diaminopimelate desuccinylase, whose product MDAPALDLSLDAAALTAQLVDFRSESGDEKALADAIERELRALPHLTVDRHGNNVVARTNLGRAERVVLAGHIDTVPVADNVPSRLDENGVLWGCGTSDMKSGVAVQLRVAATVPAPNRDLTFVFYDNEEVAAHLNGLGHVAEAHPDWLAGDFAVLLEPTDAEVEGGCQGTLRVLLRTEGERAHSARSWMGSNAVHAAAPILARLAAYEPRRPVVDGLQFHEGLNAVRIEGGVANNVIPDACTVTVNFRYAPDRTEEEAFAHVREVFADCGVVDFVVDDHSAGARPGLTHPAAAAFMAAVGGAARPKFGWTDVSRFSALGVPAVNYGPGDPLYAHKRDEHVATEKITHCEERLRAWLTA is encoded by the coding sequence ATGGATGCCCCCGCACTGGACCTGTCCCTCGACGCCGCCGCCCTGACCGCCCAGCTCGTCGACTTCCGTTCCGAGAGCGGCGACGAGAAGGCCCTCGCCGACGCCATCGAGCGCGAACTGCGCGCCCTGCCGCACCTGACGGTCGACCGCCACGGCAACAACGTGGTCGCCCGCACGAACCTCGGGCGCGCGGAGCGGGTCGTCCTCGCCGGGCACATCGACACCGTCCCCGTCGCGGACAACGTCCCCTCCCGGCTGGACGAGAACGGCGTCCTGTGGGGCTGCGGCACCAGTGACATGAAGTCGGGCGTCGCCGTGCAGCTACGCGTCGCCGCGACCGTGCCCGCCCCCAACCGCGACCTCACCTTCGTCTTCTACGACAACGAGGAGGTCGCCGCCCACCTCAACGGCCTCGGACACGTCGCCGAGGCCCACCCCGACTGGCTGGCGGGCGACTTCGCCGTCCTGCTGGAGCCCACCGACGCCGAGGTCGAGGGCGGCTGCCAGGGCACGCTGCGGGTGCTGCTGCGCACCGAGGGCGAGCGGGCCCACTCGGCGCGCAGCTGGATGGGCTCCAACGCCGTCCACGCCGCCGCGCCGATCCTCGCCCGGCTCGCCGCGTACGAGCCGCGCCGGCCCGTCGTCGACGGACTCCAGTTCCACGAGGGCCTCAACGCCGTGCGGATCGAGGGCGGCGTCGCCAACAACGTCATCCCCGACGCGTGCACGGTGACGGTGAACTTCCGCTATGCCCCGGACCGTACGGAAGAGGAGGCGTTCGCTCACGTCCGCGAGGTCTTCGCGGACTGCGGGGTCGTCGACTTCGTCGTCGACGACCACTCGGCCGGCGCCCGCCCCGGCCTCACGCACCCGGCAGCCGCCGCCTTCATGGCGGCCGTGGGCGGCGCGGCGCGGCCCAAGTTCGGCTGGACGGACGTCTCCCGCTTCAGCGCCCTCGGCGTGCCCGCCGTCAACTACGGTCCCGGTGACCCGCTCTACGCCCACAAGCGTGACGAGCACGTGGCGACCGAGAAGATCACGCACTGCGAGGAGCGGCTGCGCGCCTGGCTCACCGCCTGA
- a CDS encoding response regulator transcription factor, producing the protein MTAAPGTAPDTRRTIKVLLAEDQSMVREALAALLGLEEDIEVVVQVARGDEVLDAARRTPVDVALLDIEMPGMTGLDAALLLRGELPALKVVILTTFGRPGYLRRAMESGADAFLVKDAPAAQLADAVRRVLRGERVIDPTLAAAALAEGANPLTDRERAVLSASADGSTNAELAAALHLSQGTVRNYLSVAIQKTGARNRAEAVRIARDKGWL; encoded by the coding sequence GTGACTGCTGCGCCCGGAACCGCCCCCGACACCCGACGGACCATCAAGGTCCTCCTCGCGGAGGACCAGTCGATGGTCCGCGAGGCCCTCGCCGCGCTCCTCGGGCTGGAGGAGGACATCGAGGTGGTCGTCCAGGTCGCCCGCGGCGACGAGGTCCTGGACGCGGCCCGCCGCACGCCCGTCGACGTGGCGCTGCTCGACATCGAGATGCCCGGCATGACCGGCCTCGACGCGGCGCTGCTGCTGCGGGGCGAGCTGCCGGCCCTGAAGGTCGTCATCCTGACGACCTTCGGCCGGCCCGGCTATCTGCGCCGGGCCATGGAGTCCGGCGCGGACGCCTTCCTGGTCAAGGACGCGCCGGCCGCGCAGCTGGCGGACGCGGTGCGGCGCGTGCTGCGGGGCGAGCGGGTGATCGACCCGACGCTCGCGGCCGCCGCGCTCGCCGAGGGCGCCAACCCGCTGACCGACCGCGAGCGCGCGGTCCTCAGCGCCTCCGCCGACGGCTCGACGAACGCCGAGCTGGCGGCGGCGCTGCACCTGTCGCAGGGCACCGTGCGCAACTACCTGTCGGTCGCCATCCAGAAGACGGGCGCCCGGAACCGGGCGGAGGCGGTGCGCATCGCGCGGGACAAGGGGTGGCTGTAG
- a CDS encoding TIGR00730 family Rossman fold protein has protein sequence MASSEERRTPREQRRGPVVRRHGQMQAGTTDQHLLDTRGTADWVHEDPFRVMRIQSEFVEGFGALAELPPAISVFGSARTRPGTPEYEAGVAIGRGLVEAGFAVITGGGPGAMEAANRGAMEAGGVSVGLGIELPFEQGLNQYVNLGVDFRYFFVRKTMFVKYASGFVVLPGGLGTLDELFEALTLVQTKKVTRFPIVLFGTGYWRGLVGWLRDTLVAEGKAGLHDLQLFHVTDDVQEAVGLVTKEAGM, from the coding sequence ATGGCCAGTTCGGAGGAGAGGCGGACACCGCGGGAGCAGCGCCGGGGGCCGGTCGTGCGCCGGCACGGCCAGATGCAGGCCGGCACGACCGACCAGCACCTGCTGGACACCAGAGGGACGGCGGACTGGGTCCACGAGGACCCCTTCCGGGTCATGCGCATCCAGTCGGAGTTCGTCGAGGGCTTCGGCGCGCTCGCCGAACTGCCCCCGGCGATCAGCGTGTTCGGCTCGGCCCGCACCCGGCCGGGCACGCCGGAGTACGAGGCCGGGGTGGCCATCGGGCGGGGGCTCGTCGAGGCGGGCTTCGCGGTCATCACGGGCGGCGGCCCCGGTGCGATGGAGGCCGCGAACCGGGGCGCGATGGAGGCCGGGGGCGTCTCCGTCGGCCTGGGCATCGAACTGCCGTTTGAGCAGGGGCTCAATCAGTACGTGAATCTCGGCGTGGACTTCCGGTACTTCTTCGTCCGCAAGACGATGTTCGTGAAGTACGCGAGCGGGTTCGTGGTGCTGCCCGGCGGCCTGGGCACGCTGGACGAGCTGTTCGAGGCCCTCACGCTCGTCCAGACGAAGAAGGTCACCCGCTTCCCGATCGTGCTCTTCGGCACCGGCTACTGGCGGGGCCTGGTCGGCTGGCTGCGCGACACGCTGGTGGCGGAGGGCAAGGCCGGGCTGCACGACCTCCAGCTGTTCCATGTCACGGACGACGTGCAGGAGGCGGTCGGGCTGGTGACGAAGGAAGCCGGCATGTGA
- a CDS encoding DivIVA domain-containing protein, which produces MFWFLLIALVVVVAAVTLAVAGGGGAEVLPEAVPDRLAWPLPGARPLGRADVEALRLPMALRGYRMAETDDVLDRLGAELAERDARIAELEAALAGAQAAAMRREKEEGEQE; this is translated from the coding sequence GTGTTCTGGTTCTTGCTCATCGCGCTGGTCGTGGTGGTCGCAGCGGTCACGCTCGCCGTCGCCGGGGGCGGGGGCGCGGAGGTGCTCCCCGAGGCGGTCCCGGACCGGCTGGCCTGGCCCCTGCCGGGTGCCCGTCCGCTGGGCAGGGCCGACGTCGAGGCGCTGCGCCTGCCGATGGCCCTGCGGGGCTACCGCATGGCGGAGACCGACGACGTCCTGGACCGGCTCGGTGCCGAGCTGGCCGAGCGGGACGCCCGCATCGCCGAGCTGGAGGCCGCGCTCGCCGGCGCGCAGGCGGCGGCGATGAGGCGCGAGAAGGAAGAGGGGGAGCAGGAGTGA